The stretch of DNA CATGGTCATGCGGCCGATCTGCTCGGGCGTGCGCCCGAACACCTTCCGGTACGCGGCGTTGCTGAAGCGGTTGCGTTCCTCCCGGTCCCAGTACCCGATGGTGGCCGGCAGGTTGTCCAGGATCGCCTGCAGGTCCGCGCGGGTCTGTTGCAGCTCCAGGCGGGCCTGCACGCGCTCGGTGACGTCCAGTTGCGTGCCGGTCACGCGGGTGGGCTGACCGGCCCCGTCCCGCTCGGCGACGCTGCCGCGCAGCTGAATCCAGCGCCAGCTGCCGTCCGGCACGCGGATGCGGTACTCGGTCTCGTAGTAGGGCGTGCGCTGCTCGGCGTGCTGCAGGTACGCGCCGACCAGGCCGGGCAGGTCGTCCGGGTGGATCAGGGCGACCCAGGCGTCCTGATCGCCGTTCACCTGCGCCGGATCGAAACCCAGTCGGGACAGCCACGCGTCCGACAGGTTCACGCGCCCCTCGGACACCCGCCAGTCCCAGATGCTCTCGTGACTGCCGTCCAGGGCCAGCTGCAACTGACCCTGCAGCGCCAGCAGCTGCTCGCGCTGCTCCCGCTGCACGCTGCGGTCCTGCACCTGCGCCGCGAACAGCAGCGGCTCGCCCCCCTCGTCCCGGATGAGTGCCACGTTCAGCTGCGCCCAGATGACGTGACCGTCCCGATGAACGTAACGCTTGCTCAGCTCGAACGACGTGATCTCCCCGGTCAGCAGTTGCCGCTGCAGGTCCACGTTTGGCTGCAGGTCGTCCGGGTGCGTGACCATCTGGAATCCCGCCCCCAGGAGTTCCTCGGGCCGGTAGCCGAGCAGGTCGCACAGGCTGCGGTTCACGCGCACGAACCGCCCGTCGGTGGACGTCAGCGCCATGCCGATCGCGGCGTGCTCGAACGTCGCCTCGAACAGTTGCGTGTCGGTCGTCACGAAGGCCCCGACTCGACGATCTGGCCGCTCGGTCCGGGCCTCAGGGGCAACGCCCGGTGTTCACCGTGCATCACAGAAACAGACGGAATCCAGCTCACACCCGCTTCACCTCCCCGGTCGGTCACGCGGCCCGGAGCGTCCCCCCGGTCACCGCATCTTACGGTGCCAGCGAGCCGCACGGCACGCCAAAATCGGCACGCCGGGGGGGATACCCCTCCACGTGCCCCGCCGGGGTTCATACGGGCTGCGTTTCGCTCCTGCTCGCGCTGCGAAGCAGCTCTGCGAGTCTGCTCGGATTGAGCGGCTGTGTCCGCCATTCAGGCGGAGTCCGGATCAGAGGCCGAACACGGCGCGCTGCTGCGGGTGGATCAGGTCGTTGTACTCCGGGTGGCGGCGGATGTACGCCGCGATGAACGGGCACATCGGCAGCACCAGTTTTCCCTGCTCACGGATATCGTCCAGCGCGGCGCGGGCGAGCTGACTGCCGAGCCCCTCGCCCTCGTGGCCTTCCTCGACCTCGGTGTGGGGGAGCATCACGGCGTTCCCGACCGGGCGGAACTCCGCGAAGCCCAGCACGCGGTCCCCGTCAGTCAGTTCGTAGCGTTGCGTGTCGTCGTTGCGGCGCACCTGTGTCATGCCCGTCATGGTGCACGTCCGCGCGGGCCGGGCGCCTTGACCGGACCTTCACGCGCGCCGGGGCTGGGCAGGCGACGCAGGGCAGGACCGGGCTCATCAGGGCATACGCCGGGGCGGTATGCTGGGCGCACGAGATGAGCGACGTCCCCCCTGCCCTGACCGACACCGACACCCGCGTCCTGCTGCGCCTGCGCCGCATCGAGGGTCAGGTGCGCGGCCTGCAGCGCATGATCGAGGAGGGCCGCGACTGCCACGACATCCTGACGCAACTGTCCGGCGTGCGCAGCGCCCTCGACGCCGCCGGGGAGCAGATCCTCGAGCAGTACGCCTCCGGCTGCCGCGCCCGCCCCGGCGAGGAGATCACCCCGCAGGACGTCGTGCGGGCCGTGAAACTCCTGCGCCGCTGACCACACACCCACCCGCGCCACTCAGCGCGCGGTGTCCGAGGGACTGAGCAGTTCGTTGCGCCGCTCGAAGGCCCGCATGAAGCGGCCCAGCACCTCCGTCTGCGTGCGGTAGGCCGCCACGGCGCGCGTCTTGACCGCCAGATCCTCCGCATCCAGCGGCACCCGCTGCCACGGCAGGTGACGCGCCAGCGGCGGCGGCACCAGCGGCAGATTCGGGTGTGCGCCCTTGGGCAGCGGCCACTCCAGCCCGCCGTGCACCACCCAGTAGCGCAGGCGACCTTGCAGGCCCAGCCGCGCCGTGACCCGCTGCGCGAACAGCGTCAGGGTGTGATGATCCAGGTGGAAGTCCTCGTGGGCGGGAATCAGGATCACGTCGGGCTGCACGCGGCGCAGGACGCGCTCCAGGTCCGCCTCCAGCGCCTCGCCGGTGAAGGGCGCGCCGGGCGTCTGCGCCTCCCGCAGGTACGTGGCCGACGTCCCGGTCCGCGGGGACGTGTACGGCCGGTCGAAGTTCACGCCGTTCAGGAAGCGCAGGCCACCGTCCGGGTACCCCAGGACCACCTGATGGTCCAAGGGGATGCCCAGCACGACGGCGGCCGCGCGGGCCTCCCCGACACGGCGTTCACCCAGCGCCCGCAGCGCCAGGCCCTGCGGGTGCAGGGTCCGTTCGGTCAGGGCCGCGTCGAACTCGAAGCCGTCCCCGGCGGTGATCCAGGTGACGAACACCTCGGCGCCCGCCGCGCGCGCCCGGTTCAGCATGCCCGCGCAGCACAGCGTCTCGTCGTCCGGATGCGGTGAGAGCAGCAGCACCCGCTGCCCCGCCCGGAACGCCGGGGCGACCGGCAGGGCCGCCACCGCGCGCGCCTCGCGGCCCGTCACGCCAGGAATCGGCTCGTTGATCCACGCGGCCAGCCCCAGCAGGACCAGCAGCGTCGCGGGCAGGGTCCAGCGGGGCAGGGGTCGGGGCAGCGCGCGGCGCGGGCGGGTCATCACCGCGGAGTGTAGCGGTCAGCGGGCCGCCTGCTCAGGCCTTCAGTGTCCGTCGTGGCTGGCGTCCGTATGACCATCCGTGTGACCGTCCGTGTGGGTATCGCCGTGGGCCTCGTCGTGGGCGGGCGCCGTCACGGGCGTGGCGACCGGCTGGGCGGCACCTGGGGAGGTCTCGGCTTCCGGAACCGTGGTGCGGACGGGCGCGGCCGTGATCTTCTCCGGCGTGGCGGCGGAGGTGTCGGCTGGCGCGGCTGAGTGGTCGGAGGCACCGTGAACCCACCGGTTGTTCCCCAGGCGGAGACAACACCGGCTGGTCAGGCTCAGTGCTTTTCCGTAAAATGAAATTCAAGTTCATCCAGTGAAAAACCCCGAGCTGTCTGTCCCCCCAAGGAGTGCCCGCATGACCCAGACCCTGCCCGCCGGCCTGACCATCACCGCCCCCATCACGGACGCGCAGCGTGAGATCCTCATGCCCGAGGCGCTGGCCTTCGTCGCCGACCTGCACCGCCGCTTCGAGGAGCGCCGCCGCGACCTGATGGCCGCCCGCGAGACCCGTCAGGCCGCGCTGGACGCCGGGGCGCTGCCGGACTTCCTGCCCGAAACCCGCTCAGTGCGCGAGGGCGACTGGCGCATCAATCCGCTGCCCGACGACCTGAAGGACCGCCGGGTGGAGATCACCGGCCCCGTGGACCGCAAGATGATCATCAACGCGCTGAACAGCGGCGCGCGGGTGTTCATGGCCGACTTCGAGGACGCGAGCAGCCCCACCTGGGAGAACTGCGTGGACGGGCAGATCAACCTCCGCGACGCGGTGCGCCGCACCATCCGCCTGGACACGAACGGGAAGACGTACCAGCTGAACGAGAAGACGGCCGTGCTGCTCGTGCGCCCACGTGGCTGGCACCTCCCGGAAAAGCACGTGCAGGTGGACGGCGAGACCGTGTACGGGGCGCTGTTCGACTTCGGGCTGTACGTGTGGCACAACGCGCAGGAACTCCTGGCGCGCGGCTCGGGGCCGTACTTCTACCTGCCGAAGATGGAATCGCACCTCGAAGCGAGACTGTGGAACGACGTGTTCAACCTCGCCGAGGAGACGCTGGGCCTGACGCGCGGCACGATCAAGGGCACGGTGCTGATCGAGACGATCCTCGCCGCGTTCGAGATGGACGAGATCCTCTATGAGCTGCGCGAGCACTCGGCGGGCCTGAACTGCGGCCGCTGGGACTACATCTTCAGCTACATCAAGAAACTTCGCACGCACAAAGGCCGGATCCTGCCCGACCGCGCGAAGGTCAGCATGGCCGTCCCGATGATGCAGGCGTACAGCAAACTCGCCATCCAGACCTGCCACAGGCGCGGCGCGCCCGCCATCGGCGGCATGAGCGCCTTCATTCCCGTCAAGGGCGACGAGGCGAAGAACGCCGCC from Deinococcus sp. JMULE3 encodes:
- a CDS encoding PIG-L deacetylase family protein, translated to MTRPRRALPRPLPRWTLPATLLVLLGLAAWINEPIPGVTGREARAVAALPVAPAFRAGQRVLLLSPHPDDETLCCAGMLNRARAAGAEVFVTWITAGDGFEFDAALTERTLHPQGLALRALGERRVGEARAAAVVLGIPLDHQVVLGYPDGGLRFLNGVNFDRPYTSPRTGTSATYLREAQTPGAPFTGEALEADLERVLRRVQPDVILIPAHEDFHLDHHTLTLFAQRVTARLGLQGRLRYWVVHGGLEWPLPKGAHPNLPLVPPPLARHLPWQRVPLDAEDLAVKTRAVAAYRTQTEVLGRFMRAFERRNELLSPSDTAR
- a CDS encoding GNAT family N-acetyltransferase; this translates as MTQVRRNDDTQRYELTDGDRVLGFAEFRPVGNAVMLPHTEVEEGHEGEGLGSQLARAALDDIREQGKLVLPMCPFIAAYIRRHPEYNDLIHPQQRAVFGL
- a CDS encoding metal-sensitive transcriptional regulator; the encoded protein is MSDVPPALTDTDTRVLLRLRRIEGQVRGLQRMIEEGRDCHDILTQLSGVRSALDAAGEQILEQYASGCRARPGEEITPQDVVRAVKLLRR
- the aceB gene encoding malate synthase A; protein product: MTQTLPAGLTITAPITDAQREILMPEALAFVADLHRRFEERRRDLMAARETRQAALDAGALPDFLPETRSVREGDWRINPLPDDLKDRRVEITGPVDRKMIINALNSGARVFMADFEDASSPTWENCVDGQINLRDAVRRTIRLDTNGKTYQLNEKTAVLLVRPRGWHLPEKHVQVDGETVYGALFDFGLYVWHNAQELLARGSGPYFYLPKMESHLEARLWNDVFNLAEETLGLTRGTIKGTVLIETILAAFEMDEILYELREHSAGLNCGRWDYIFSYIKKLRTHKGRILPDRAKVSMAVPMMQAYSKLAIQTCHRRGAPAIGGMSAFIPVKGDEAKNAAAFEQVRLDKEREATNGHDGTWVAHPGMVALATEVFDRLMPEPNQIGSGKQADLTVTAADLLTPPDGTVTEAGVRMNVNVGIQYLAAWLRGSGAVPIHNLMEDAATAEISRAQLWQWRHHGVTLEDGRVLTPELWDELFDDEAAKLGEGYADAARLFRTTATGTPLMDFLTLPGYEALA